The Sporomusaceae bacterium region GGTTTCACTTCGTCATCAGCGGCCACAGGCCCAGCCCGCACGTCACCAGCCCGCTCAGCGAAATGACGCCGAGAGCGATGCGGCGGAAAAGCGCGGCGTCGATGCGCCGAAAAATCTTCTGTCCCAGCCACCAGCCGATAAGGATCGCCGGCGCCGACACCGCCGCGTAGCCGGGCAGACGGTCGGTGGAAACAGTGCCGACAAAGTAAGCGATCATAATCGTCGCCATATTGCAGAGGAGAAAGTAGCGCGCCAGGTCGGCCCGGATCGTCGTTTTGTCGCCGCCCTCGTTCATCAGATACATAATCAGCGGCGGGCCGTTGAAACTGGTCACCGCGCCCAGAAAGCCGCTCGAAAATCCGACCAGCGACTTGGCCAGGTCGTGGCGGCGGATGGTCACGCGATAATTCGCGTACATCGCCAGTGTCACCAGCACGAGCGTCAGGCCGATGACGATTTTCAGGACACTGTCGCTCACGGCGTGGAGGACATAAGCCCCCGGCAGCGCGCCCACGACGCTCGCGGCAAACACGAGAAAAATGCGCGCGAACGCGCCTTCGCGCCACGTCTTGCAGACCATGAAGCCCTTTATCAGAATGCCGATAAAAATGACGACGATTACGGCCTCCTTCGGCGCTATGGCGAAAGTCAGCAGCGGCGCGGCGACGAGGGCAAAGCCGAAGCCGGTGACCGTCTGCAGAATGCTGGCGACGAGAATGACGCTGAAAACGTAAAACGCGGACAACGTTATCATAGGCTACCTCCGAAGAGTGTTGACACTCTACATTGTAAACCGTTTTTCCGGCGGAAACAATCCCTCCGGGGCCATTCCGGCGGCACCGCAGCCTGCCTGCGGCGCCCCTTTGTCCCGGACCGGGCACATAATCCGCCGTCCGCGGGCAAAAAATAACCTCGACCAGTACTTGCGCGGGCGGAGGGGGTGAGCGGGTGACGGACGGTCTTATCCAGCCCCGGACAGTGATTCTCCTGTTCCGGATCGGCCTGCTGGCAGGCTTTCTGCTGGCCGCCTGGCGGTGGAGCGACTGGCGGCGCTGGCAACGCTACTACCCCACCCTGCTGTTCGTCATGGTCGCCAACCTCGCCGCAGGCTACATCACCTACCATCACCCCCTGTGGGACTTCAACGCCGACACCCTGGCAGTCAGCGAAACAACGGTCGAACTGCTCAACACCTTCGTCCTCCTGCCGACCGCCACGCTCGTCTACCTCAGCAACTACCCCGCCGCCGGGCCGGCGCGGCAGGCCAGATACATCCTGGCGTGGATCGCGCTGTTCGCGACCATCGAAACCGCCGACACCATCGTCGGCGGCATCTCCTACTTCAACGGCTGGTCGCTGGCCCACTCCGTACTCTTCGACTGCGTCATGTTCCCCATCGTCCGCCTCCATCACCTCAGGCCGCCGCTCGCCTGGCTGGCGTCGCTGGCCGTTGCCCTCTACATCCTCGTCGCGTTCGGTTTTTTCTCCGCGGAAATGAAATGAGTCGCATGCGAAAGCCGCGGACACCGTCCGCGGCTTTAACACGTCCTATCTCCGCCAGGCGGCCGCCTTCGGCCGTCCCTTTTTCCGCTCTGTCAGGCCCGGCAGCCCTGCGTCCCGGCCCGCCTCTTCAGTGCATTGAGCGCTTCCACCACCTGCCCGGAGCATACGTCCATCCGCGCCAGCATATCCTGGGCGGTCTTCATGTCGTTCTTCCCGTAGGCAGCCGCAGCGTCCCGGGCGAACCGGTGCAGCTCGGCGTGAGGCTGTTCCATGCCTGTGAAAACGTCGTCGCCGCCGAACGCCTGCAAACCCTCCGCGTAGTACCATTTCCCCAGCCGGCAGTCGTGGTGCGTTCCGACGGTATTGACATCGATCTTCTCGTAGCCGAGCAGCATATTGTACACCCGCCAGCGCCACAGCAGATGGTCGGCGATGCAGATATCCAGCAGCTCCTCGACCCCCAGGC contains the following coding sequences:
- a CDS encoding sulfite exporter TauE/SafE family protein, with protein sequence MITLSAFYVFSVILVASILQTVTGFGFALVAAPLLTFAIAPKEAVIVVIFIGILIKGFMVCKTWREGAFARIFLVFAASVVGALPGAYVLHAVSDSVLKIVIGLTLVLVTLAMYANYRVTIRRHDLAKSLVGFSSGFLGAVTSFNGPPLIMYLMNEGGDKTTIRADLARYFLLCNMATIMIAYFVGTVSTDRLPGYAAVSAPAILIGWWLGQKIFRRIDAALFRRIALGVISLSGLVTCGLGLWPLMTK
- a CDS encoding CBO0543 family protein produces the protein MTDGLIQPRTVILLFRIGLLAGFLLAAWRWSDWRRWQRYYPTLLFVMVANLAAGYITYHHPLWDFNADTLAVSETTVELLNTFVLLPTATLVYLSNYPAAGPARQARYILAWIALFATIETADTIVGGISYFNGWSLAHSVLFDCVMFPIVRLHHLRPPLAWLASLAVALYILVAFGFFSAEMK